Below is a genomic region from Medicago truncatula cultivar Jemalong A17 chromosome 3, MtrunA17r5.0-ANR, whole genome shotgun sequence.
ATAGCAGCGATATACCgattatttaacaacactgcTTTTCTATACAGCATCATGAGAGAAACACTATCCGTATGTTTATATTTGTAGGGCGAAAATAGGAAAAGCCATGATTACAGTGACCTGCAAACTAAGGATGGTTGGATGCAGATAAGTAACTATGCAAGGGTCATTTAGGTCCCCAAAAAGTCTGAAGGTGCTATAGTTTGATCAAAGTTCAATTAAGTGCataatttcaaattaataattaaacatttgtctgaaattaaataaacacGAACCCAACATTACATAAGTAGACACTTTCTTATGGTTTAGATATGACAACAGTACCTGACACGTCATCTTGGCCGCGTAATCGTTGGAGAACCTTTTTAGCCTCCAGCATCTTTCCTTTACTCACAAGCCACCGAGGAGACTCGGGCAAGAAAAATACTGTCAATAGAAAATAGAAGAgcgaaggaattgaaagaaccCCAAGCATTATTCTCCAGCTAGGTGATGGACTCAACGACATCACAAAAACCATACAATACGATAAAAACATGCCTCCGGAACCACTGAATTGGGGAAGTGTGTTTAAGGATCCCCTTATATCAGATGGGGCAGTCTCCGATATATAGACTGGAACAAGAGTTACAGCAAGACCAATACCAAATCCATCAAGCAGTCTTGCTAAGCACAACACATAGACATTCGGAGACCACAACATTACCAAACTGCCCAAGAAATATAGCACGGATGAGATTATCATCATTGGTCTTCGACCAAGCCAATCTGATATGGGACCAGAGCAAGTTGTGATGACAGTAGCTCCAATGAGGGACATGGCCACCACAAGTCCTTCCATAGTTGTTTGCAAAGCAAGGTCTTTCTTAATGTAAAGAATGGATCCTGCAAAAAAACATGAAGAATGAGTGTCCAATAACCAATTGATCTGATACGATGCCTGCCCAAAACAGTATGGTAGTTAACTTGAACAATACTAGGGACTTGTTTGGACAAGCAGCTTAATTAATCATTTATAGCATATACATTTatcatatatttgattttgtataAGATATATCtttgataaaagataaaatgaagtcAAAATGTTTTCATATTATCTGCAAGTTGTTTTCTTAAACTGTCTAGAGAGGTTATGGAAATAAACTTCAATCAACTTATGAACACGTGGGGTGGGGGGTTGGATAGGTCAACTGATTTGAGCCAAGAGATTAAAGGAGTCGAGGAGTTGAAGGTTCAAGGTTCAAGTGTTGGTAAGGAGAAAACTAACATATTTACGTTCAGGGTTCAAGTCCTGTTAAGGAgaaaactaacataacaattaacatactaacatttgccatttaaaaaaaaaaaaacttatgaacacgtcacaattttattttttttgaaaaggcaATTGTTAGTAATTAACcattatgttagtattttttctctttcaccaGAGTTTGAACCGAGTCCTTCAATTTCTTTAACCCTTTTAGCTGAAACCAAACCAGTTGataaacatgtcataagttattttgataAGCTTAgtcaaacaatctcacaagtgtttatatgagtaaataaactaaaataagttGATCCAAACAGGTGATAGATCTGATTGAGTGGATACAATAGCCGcaaattaaatcaattaatCTTATGGACTTAAGATCAAGCATGagtatcaaaattcaaaatcattttacGAAAAGTTTTGCATCCATCCATCAGTAATCTAATATAATCAAGAAGAATAAACATTAAATTATGATaaatcaagaagaagaagaagaagaagaaaaaaagagtataatataatataccAGCAATGGTAGCATTATCCCATCCTTGAAGAAAATTGCCGATGGAAGCAGCAATAGCAACGAGAACCGCACCTTTCAtgttttgtgtttgttacaGCTGCACGCAATAACACACAACAAATCTAATCTATTAGTATTAGTATTAgtatcacaattcacaaaagAAACGGTTTTATATACTCCAAGTAGTAGTCCAACTAACAGTGTATTGTGTGAGAAGGAAGAGAATAGTGAGTGGTGGTTGGGTGAGAGTGAGTGAGACTCGTGATGGAATATatgtatctatctatctatctatctatgtACTTTAATTCATATTAATCATCAtcatagtaataataataataataataatagagagagagaggtcaaaatgaaatgaaagatAGTTACTCATATTATTCATaaacaatgaaaatataattaattacctGAAAATATAGATAGATCGACTGAGTAGAGTGAAAGAAAAGGTTTGGtttggaggaggaggagactGATGAGACCAACTCGAGACTTCTCTTCCTCGCTCACTCACTCGACTCAGCCGTAATTGTTTTCTGATATTCTAATCTTTTACGTTCTTTGTTCTATACTAAGCAACAAATACTCAGTCACCTtcacttttattattttaaacctttttttataaaatatcttactatttattaataattaatattaataatcatgATTGACTTCACttcacagttttttttttaatttgttcaaaGAAGACAATCACTAATTttaagagaaattatattttacaatcataattttttcaacaactctctaaaatattttttttgtctatattGATTCAAGTTTCATGTCAATTTCTACGTTtctttgtgtattttttttgtctagttggttgatttaaaaattgttgttataatgCTATTCTTTTAATgttaagaaaatgtttttttttagggattgtTAAGAAAATGTTAATAAGTGTCTTTAAGATATTGTTTAAACAACTAAAAGTGATAATTTTTGCGTGAaaagtaatgtaattattacttttacactcgtttgacttatattttcaagataaaattttttataataggtTTCTTAAACAATGTCTTTAGAACACTTTTTAACATATCTTTTATATTaatgaggagtgttatttgaacaactattttgtaGAACAATTTGTGGgacaaccaaaatataaaaagaaatgtgagttttggcacaaaaatcaaagcaatagagagagaaaatgagaataaaatatgagtatgagaaagaaagttgttataaaatagatgttgaaatatcattttttatattaataattgaaaaaagaaaaggcgGTGAATCTTCTATGTAATGTAATGATAGATGGATGAACTGGAGTGGAGAGTGGGAGATGGAAGATTGAGAATCTTGTTGTTTGTGTTATTAACGGACAAAAATAGTTGCAGCCAGGGCCAGATCACATGATCGATCTCTACAATTTGGAATATTCTCTTATTCTAATACTCAATCAACATTCAAAAGTTAAACTAATTAATCATAGATATTTGAATGAGATGGTAAATGATCTCTTTCAATTGACAAAAAGTTATAATCTGAATCTAACATGAAAATGTATAGTGGTAAATAAaagtttcatcaattttttttttagtacaaaAAGTTTCATCATTTATTATAAGGTTCaatgattaatttttacaaTTACGTAATGGTGTATCTAATTCACATTAAATAaagttattaaattaattaaagtttgATATTCACAGCACAATACCGACGTGATCCACGATAGTTGAAACGTGAGCCACCTTTCCCTTTAATCATTATGTACGGTAAGTGAGATTTACGAAAGACTTAATAactttaaagaagaaaaaaagacttaataataaaggagaatgttaacaaatgttataagaatattgtttaatcatctaaaagtagtaatttttgcattaaaaattatgtatttatgAGTTTAACAGGTATTtgacttttattttcaaaatataatttctttttgtgaACACAATTACCTtaaggcacttgttagcattacATATTAACAAATACCGATAATGACATCATTTTTCAGCTACCTAGGTTATgagatgaaaaataatatatattttctttttataataagtGTCTTAAATGCTTTgtttaagaaacaaaagaaaagtttgtttttaaaatacagCTTAAataaaccaagttgtttgggctccagtggcaaggagctccttccaaggacgtacctggggaataccgggttcgattcctaggaggaacaacgcttggccagtgcgcatgcctctacgcatgagccggattagtcgttcACCTTtagtgggtcggaaaccggtgcgaaagtcaaaaaaaaaaaaaaaaaatacagcttaaatatatactccctccgtttcaaaatgagtgtcgttttagccaaaaaaaattgtttcaaaatgaacgtcgctttacattttcaatgcaactttaatttttttcttccaactttaccctcaataaatactctaacttttctctctcacacaattttcaatacaactttaagtttgtatttttcttataaagtaaggttattttagtaaaattgttatgacatttgactactttattcaatttcttaatctgtgtgtaattggctaaagcgacactcattttgaaacggagggagtataaaaatcATAACTACACAATTTACAATGTAGAAtctactctttcaaaaaaaaatgaagatattgaATAAAGGATGTCTTAAAatcatttgttagcattttccaatttaaataagggtcatgttaacatGTGCTCTTGAGGCACAAGTTAATGagcttaaaaagaaaattaaaaataaattttatattaaaagtctAACTTTTGCAACTTTTAAGATATTGAATGCACAAGTTTCAAGAAAAACTTTCTATATTTGTCTTCTTAACTTATGTCCCGAGGagacaagttaacatttcctttaAATGATGTAGAGCTAAATTTTGATTATGAGTTTAatgtctttttgtttttgagttaaTTTAAGGTCTTTCTATCTGATGTCTTTGGGGTACTAGTTattaaagaactaaaaaaaaactttgcatttaaaagaacattttttttcattttcaaatagtagaatacacaattttcaaaatattgtaCTTAAAAGTGAGTATtcataaaatgatttatgttctATAAATACATTtgcaaaaaagaaatattaacgTGTGTctttaacaaatcaaaaacataaatatttttttttttttttaaggaacataaATAAgatcttaaaaattgtgtaacctttatcttaaaagtttaaacttttatcttttcataTGTGTTAACGCGTGTCATTAAGAAATCAAAAGCataaataaaatcttaaaaattgtgtaatctttattttaaacttttatcttttcattaaaaaaataaatatttagtttttttttttagtctcaaagtttttttttaaaaaaacggTCTCAAAGTTAACATGACTCTTTGCATAATAAAAAgcacccttaaaaaaaagttaaacgaTAAATTtttgggaacttctacggtacatcaGTAAATTatggtgtaccgatactcttGCTTCTTAAATCTATAAATTaacaatcaattttatgaaataaatagttatttgttggcatttagattttagaaaatatcatgtTATAATAAAAACacatcattcattgtttataagaatcatagtaatttttttacatgttatcgcataaaataataaaagttcTCTATTATGAAcgataaaaattcaattttatttcgttgatGTTTTTTGTGAATAagatttaatcattataattataaatgataaaaaaataatatttttcttcaaaaaataactcatttaactataaatttaagggtttggtacactcaaatatgttgggtgtaccgtagaatttGCCTAAATTTTAATGTAGTcattgtaaataaataaaaatacacgAATTCAAATTAGAATCAAACATTTGAGGCAACGTAAATTCTATTCATAAACAACAAAACTAATTTTGACTGTGTCAAAGTTCCTAAACTCAATCAAAGTCCGTCAATGTTGGTCAAAATACAAATAAAGCAATGATTTGACTATTTTACTGTAGTAGCGAGTGTGGGTTGATTTTGGAAGACATTAGTATTTTATTCCTTTCTTTACCTTTTCTAGTGGTCAAACCTTCGTCCATCCACAGCATTTCCCACCTCTTTTTTTATGtagaaaaatagattttggaGTAGTATTTTCTTTTGACTTGAAAAATACTAGACTTTATAAGTTTCTGAAATTGTAATATCGgtcaaatagataaataatttagattaaAGAAGAAACTAGcgttagaaaaaataaaacattaagtgcaagaattattaagaaaacaaaGGGCACattttacaatatatatatattgatcaaATGTGTTACAATGATACTTGGATTACAACATGAATATTGAAATGAATGTATTAATAAATAAtcaactctttttttattaggaaaaatagatttttaaatattaaaaatattttcttttgactgGAAAAATACTAGActtttatatgtttatgagattttaataatattagtcaaatatatatatatatatatatatatatatatatatatatatatataaattggcgttataaaaataataacattcaATGCAAGAATTGGAGAAACCAAATGGtaaaaacttcaacaacaaaaaaaaagaaagtaaaaccAAAGAAAGGGAAAAGATTAAGTTTAATGAAATGTGCCAATGATACTTGGAATACAACAcactgtttttttgttttaaaaacaaggttgtttaaaatttgtatacacatattaaaaaaatacaatagtcGTCTCTGTAAGCGTATATATCTTTGTTGATAAGACATTGCATTATATATACAGTGGTCGGTGTTTGAACTTCgaaattttcatttattcaccttaaggGGTGAATTTATATCCAGCAGacaacttgacaaaaaaaaatgcaatagtcttgttaaaaaaatgcaatagtCACAAGCTATAGTTCAACTCCCAAATACATTGAATTTATTAAGCCGGACGTCGTGACCGGAGTTCAAACTCAAATTTCTCCACTTGGTATGTgagtttataataattattgttatcTCGTCCATAAGCAAGGGAATAATTATTTTACTAATctatcataattaattaattaattaattcaaaatatttattgttggtTCACGGTGAATAAGTTAATTTTAACGAAGCTGACAAATATCAAGATGGCAAGAATGGAGTTCACTAACACAGTTGGAAAACAATAAGGGTGAAGATTTATTTCAGTCttggaaaaaaattataggacTTAATAAGTCATTGAGAAAATTTGTTATTGGTCTAGGGGTCAACACCTACTCAAATAAACATACACATAGAGAGAGAATGTGGTGATGAGTTTGAATTCAAGATTCTTCATAAAATGTagaaataagaaagaaagaaaaaaagctcATATTTACTTGtcatcttcaaaacaaaaacaaaaacaaaaacttcatctattcataaatcaattaataatgttgcatttaattttgaaaataacaaataaaaaaggagCAGGGGGAGTATTGATATGTATTACACTATTCATTGACAcggtttataaaaaaataaatagttccATACTCCCATGCATATAAAATTTcaagaaattaataaattttaggcatttaattcaataaaaaatatgtatgttATATTCGTCGtaatagaaaaatatgtatGTTATATTCGAAATAGAAAATATGTATGTTATAATAGAAAACACTCTTTTTCTTGGCTAAAGACTAATAGGTTAACTTCCGCTTTCAATTATAATGACGGGTGGCGGCACCCTTATTTTGTATGGGTGTTATGGAGTAGTTTTCATCTCCTCTGTTTAGCTGTGTTTTTTGTTTGGCTCCAGATACTCGATTTGTATTCTTTTGAAGAGTGTTTCTCTCTGCACATCTTGTACGTGATGAATCGCTCTTGGTgatataatatttcattttggttgcttaaaaaaaaaatgaaaacaaattaatgtaataattagaaaccaaaaaaaaaaaaatctaatgtgACATCTTATCAAATATTCGTCTATTAAATATGCATTCTATAAAGAGTTATCGATCGTCTTAATGTTTTTCAATTGCATCCTAACAAGAATCATTGTCTCGGATAGATTTTAGAATCCTCGTGAGGAAGAGACACATGCATGTATTGTCTAGACGAAGTAAAGTTCCCAAACTCCTTTGGAGACactaataatgttttttttttttttttttgagggactaaTAATGTACTTATTCCTAAACGTAATAATCAAAGACTTTGTCAAATATAATGGACTTCAATCTGGTTAGAtgagattttatatttttttttttttgcaacttTTTGTGCGTGAGGAAGAgattgtttataaattttaacaaataaaaatatatttttgacaatATAGAAAACGTAAACGGAAAATGGTgttagatgattttttttttttttttgaattaagtGTTAGATGATTTCATATATACAATGTATGATTTTACATTTTAATATACGTCGTTGAGTATGTTGTCCAtgccaaaaaaaatgtatctcCAAATGTAGCTATTGCCATTAAGAAGTTTAATTGGTCCGGTAAAAAAAATGGAGCTATTAGATTGATTAATTGGTGATGGGGAAGAATTGTCGGTGGAGGTTGGAATGAAAGCAATATTATGCAGTACTATTAAGCAAAATTCAATGGAAGCAAtaatatagttttttcttttgtttttgtacaCGCTAGATGCTTCAGAATAAAAGAGTCGTTTGCccattttgtttgtgtttttttttttgttgcaaatatGACGTATAGCAATGTTACATTTATTCTTCTATTGTTCTTTGGCACATGCCAGCTTGTTAGAAACACCACAAACTTGTTGAAATTATAAGAAGCTTAATTGGTGGTCTAGAATTCAAACAAGTTTTCTTTACAACATTGAATTACTTCCCAGGAACAAATATTTTCTGCATGGTCGTATTGCGATAGAATCATCCTAAGAGGAAAATAGCCTCATGTTGGATGAGTAAATTTGAAcaaaacgatttttttttttgtctgaatGGATAAATCAAGATATGAgcaattttaaaaatcatattgcAAGAAAAGAAGCTCCTAAAAGCAAAGTGTAAACCCAAActacacaatttttatttttttattttttatggatagATATGGGTTGAGATCACTAATTTATGGTTTAGCAtaaattttctttcctttttcctcaaaaaatcagaaaaaaaaataaaaaaattcctttcTTTTCACGCAAGGATTAGAAAAATATAACGCAAATGTCAAATGTTACTATGAGTTAACCCGAATCCACAAATAAagcaattttaattaaaaaaggaaTTTAAATGCACAAAATCTATttgtttaaaatcaaatttactatttttatgataataatttatGCTAAACCATACATTTAGTTTCAGACGCAAGATGGTATAGTTGGTTCGTTCAAGGATTTGGTCTTCATCCTGTGTTGATTGAAATTGGTCCCTTGTTTGTACACTCTCAacaggaaaaataaataaattgtcctAAGTTAGCCATTGGCTTGTAATGCTTCTAGTGGTTTGGAGAATTCTTCATTCGTTTTGTTAAATCTTGATGATAATGGGACTGCCCTCATGGATTGGCTAGGTTATCCGCATGCAAGCCCAGATTTCATAATTTTGATGGTTACtcttttggtttaaaaaaaaaaacgcaaaaGCTACTATATGGTCTCACAactttggtttaaaaaaaatagagggcTAAAAGAGCCATCACTACAACTTTGTGTATGTAATTTGGTCTCATCCCAATTTTAGGTTtgacctgatttttttttttttatcaataacaatattttcttttttctgaaaaaaaaaaccccTACTATATAGCTAGTAAATAGTAAATTGTTTCTAATAAAAGCTAGtaaaatgtcaaataaaaaaattaaaaaaagcctACATGTTAATTTAACCCCAATCTTCTTCCATATAAGTAGATTAACAAGGTAGCTCTATATTCCAGCCATGGGATgaagaatttataaaataaaaaaattaaaaaaaaataaaaaactcgaTATCCAATTCAAAAACCGACTAATCCGTGGAGACCAATTTCACCGTCACTTGTGAGGGCCTCATCTAAAACTAGAGCAAGGTTTTGTATGAATTTAAGATGAGTAAGCTCCAAGATCTCAAACCAATCATTAGACCAACCCCATGGGCTGAAGAATTTATAATTATTCTTCTATTCCGACTAATTATTATCTTTTGTAGTTGTAACTCTGGGGTGTGATGATGACTCACAAATCACTTAAGGCACCTTGGACTTATTTTTCATGCTAGGCCTTTTCCCTAGTGTGGCCTTGGTTATTTTCTGAAAGGAGTATTATTTCATTATCTCATATATAAGTGTGCAATGCTAAAGTTCTATTTGGCATCTTACATTTCATTTCTCTTGGTTGATTCTGTTGTTTAGTTTATGCAATTTGGATTGGCATTGTTCAGTTTACAATCAAACGTACTTTATATATAATGGAAGCATAATCTCATTCTTCATCTTAAAGAGTAAATTTGTAAATATCAGTAATTGTCAACAAATTTATTGCTATTAACTTTGTTGATTCTCGTCGTTAACTAAAGTTTATATTCAAGAAAGGAGACAAATCTTATCAAATACGTTCAAACACAAGATGAAAACAACCATATTCAATCATCCACACATCTTACTTTGTAGCCACAAAAAGTTATTACAAATTAACTATCCACTATTAGATCATTCATAAAGCTTAGCTAGCTTGACATAGGCATAGGCATAGGCATAGTACAAAATTATTTATGGTACTGTAGTTAGTACGTAGTAGTAGTTACCGCAGGTCAGTATACGGAAGTACAGTACATATACATGAATGAAGCTACTGCTACTAGTGCTAGGTAGTTTAGACTTTAGACAAGTTGAGCATGTGGCCAAGAATCTATTCCCATAGGACCAactactcctcctcctcctctactGTTAATAATTGATATGTCCCTAAATTCAGCATTTGTAGCAGCTCCTGAGAATGCAATCAGATCATGAGCAGCACCATCCATCTCCATCTCCATCTCCATCTCCACAGGGAATAAAGAGTtttcataattattattattgtcaaTAATCCATCTTATGTTAAGAGCATCATCTATTGATTTCTGCTGATCATAGAAAGTAGCTTCTGTTTTTGGAATGGTCTGCTTCATGGTGTAATTTTGTTGTGACTTGAAGAGTAGTTCTGAAGATGGactattattgttgtttctgGTGGTGTGATTGATCATTGAGAAGGAAGGTTGGAATGTAGGTAATGGGAAAATATTATGAGAATGTGAGAGTAATTGGTCATTTTGGTCTAGTTGTGTAAATGAAGTTGCAAGTAAAAGTGGTGTAGGAGGTAAACAGCTTTTTTGGGGGCTTAAATTAGGATTACCACCTAAATGTCCTTGAATTTGGAGTAGTGAATTTCTCTTTTCCCCTGATTTATGAAATATTCTGCATATCACCCACTCTTCctgtcaaaattaattttctaaagTTAGAGACCTTATTCATTGcaacaaaattgaataaagtattaattaaaggtttaaatatgtttttggtccctataaaattgaaaatttataagtttagtttttacttaattttaatagcttttttaatccctacaaaaaatatttacatgtaattttagtccctgctaaaacaaagtttgtttaattatccttaaacttttaaatttttgaacgattttatGTTTAGAACATTTCAAAAGATCATTtcctaaaatttagaattttttaacatgaaataaattaaatataaatttttttaaacgacaaaaaatcaagataaaagcaacaaaaaattggacttagaaatcaaattttgagataattttttacagaggaacttttagtaatgttcttaacacgcatgcaaaaaattgttcaaaaacttaagagtttaagcataattaaccAAATTTGAATTTAG
It encodes:
- the LOC11422778 gene encoding protein CUP-SHAPED COTYLEDON 3, giving the protein MMLAMEEVLCELSDHEKKNEQGLPPGFRFHPTDEELITFYLASKVFKNTYFNNVKFAEVDLNRCEPWELPEMAKMGEREWYLFSLRDRKYPTGLRTNRATSAGYWKATGKDKEVYSCSSRSLLGMKKTLVFYKGRAPRGEKTKWVMHEYRLHSHHFSPSNTCKEEWVICRIFHKSGEKRNSLLQIQGHLGGNPNLSPQKSCLPPTPLLLATSFTQLDQNDQLLSHSHNIFPLPTFQPSFSMINHTTRNNNNSPSSELLFKSQQNYTMKQTIPKTEATFYDQQKSIDDALNIRWIIDNNNNYENSLFPVEMEMEMEMDGAAHDLIAFSGAATNAEFRDISIINSRGGGGVVGPMGIDSWPHAQLV